Part of the Flavobacterium okayamense genome, TCTCAACTAATCAAAACTGAGAAAAGTAATTTAAGTCTTTTTGTAAAATACCGAAATTTAAAATATACTGATGAAACACGACAAAATGAACCTTCATTGAATTCGAGAGTTTTGTATAGCAATAATTTCTTCAACAATTTGTTACAAAGCACATCAACTTACGAAACGTCATCGGGAACGATTCCTCAACAAGAGTTTACGTATCTTGAAGTTGAACCTGGACAAGGTGTTTACACTTGGATTGATTACAACAACAACGGCATTCAAGAATTACAAGAATTTGAAATTGCACCGTTTCCTGATCAAGCAAAATATGTTCGTGTGTTTTTACCTAACCAGATTTTTATTCGAACACATCAAAATAGATTTTCACAATCATTAAACTTTAATGGATTGGTTTGGCAAAACGATAGTGGTTTCAAGAAGTTTCTATCGCATTTTTACAATCAATTTTCGTTTTTAGTGGAACGAAAAATTATTCGTGATGGTAATAATTTTGATTTCAATCCTTTTTCAAATTCTGATGAAATGATTGGATTAAATAATAGTTTTAGAAACAGTTTGTTTTACAATCGCGGTAAGCAGAAGCACTCTGTAACCTATACATACTTGAACAATCAATTAAAAAATCTTTTGAATATTGGAAGTCAAGAAACCAAACAATTTTCACATCAAGTAAATTACCAGCATCTCATTGCGAAATCTTGGTTAACACAATTAACTTCATCTATTGGAAATTCAAAAAGTGATGTTGAAAATTATGCCACTAGAAATTTTGACATTGACAACTACGCTATCCAACCAAAATTATCCTATATTTTTTCTAAAAATGCGAGTTGGGATATTTTCTACGAATTCAAAAATCAATTGAATCAAATAAACAACCAAGAAGAACTCAATCAAAGCCGATTAGGAACAGCTTTTAACTTTAATAGTGAAAAAGGATTTACACTAACAGGAGAATATTCTTATTATAATAATGATTTTACAGGCAACCAACTTTCACCAGTAGCTTTCCAAATGTTACAAGGTTTACAAGCTGGAAAAAATAGTGTTTGGCAATTTTTATTACAGAAAAATATTACACAGTATTTAGACATAAATATTAATTATCAAGGAAGAAAATCAGAAACCTCACAAACGATTCATACGGGTAATATTCAATTAAGAGCCTTTTTTTAACTTTTTATTCAAGTCTATTCCTTATAAAGTTTGTAAATTTGTGAAATTTTAACAAAAACAACCCTACACGTGAAAAAGTTAAATATTATATTTTTTTTATTAGTTTTCAGTTTATGTGTTAATGCTCAATTGAGTAACAAACACTGGATTCCGCCTTTACATGCTAATGAGACTTTTGATTCAAGTTTAATTAAGCAACATTATATTTATCTATCAACTCCAGAACCAACTCCTTTTCAAGTTACAATTAAGGATGGTTCAGGAAATCCATTTAATTTAGGAACTTATACTATTTCTCAAGGAAATCCTATTAGAGTTACAATTGGTAGTGCACAACCCTCTACCATGATGGTTGACAGAGAAGATGTTGGGCATGTTATTTCTGGAAAAGGATTAATTCTTGAAGCTCAATATGATTTTTATGTAAACTTTAGAGTCCGTGCAGATAACCATGCAGAATTTTTAGCTTCAAAAGGGAGAACTGGTGTAGGAAAAGTTTTCCGTTTGGGAAGTTTACCTCAAAATGATTTCGGTACTATTAGAAATTTTGTTTCTAGTTTTATGGCTACTGAAGATAATACAACTGTAAATTTATCTCAATACGACTCAACAATAATCTTTATTAACGGAAATAGTACTTTTAGTAGTGCTAATCAAACTTTTACTTTAAATGAAGGCGAAAGTGTTGTTGTTTCAGGTTATTCCGAATCTAATGTAGCCAATTTAAATGGATTTGTTGGTGCACTTTTAGAATCGGACAAACCTATAGTAGTAAACACTGGTAATTTAGCAGGAGGGATGAATAATGCTGGTATGGGGCAAGATTTTAATCTAGACCAAATTGTCCCATTAGAACAAGTGGGTCAAGAATATGTAATAATGAAAGGAAATGGAAGTGATATAACCGAACACCCTCTTGTTATAGCTCATGAAGACAACACTGAAATATACATAAATGGTAGTGCTACTCCAATTATAACAATTAATGCTGGTCAATATTTTTTAATTCCAACTTCTTCTTTTATAGGACCTGGAACAAATAAAAACATGTATATCTACACTTCAAAAAAATCATTTTTGTATCAAATTGTTGGAGGTAGTTTATCTGATGCAACTTCCGGATTTTATTTTATTCCACCATTGAGTTGTTTTTGGCAAAATAGTGTTGATTTAATTCCTTCTATCAATGAAATTGGAACTCAAACCGATTTTAATGGTAACTTAATCATTGCAACAGAAGCTGGATCTACAGTTAGTATAAATGGCACACCGACAACTTCAACACCTCTTATTGTTACTGGAAATCCGAATTGGGAAACCTACAGAGTTACTAACTTAACAGGTAATGTAAGTATTGAATCTACAGGTGCTTTAGCAGTAGGTGTATTTTCGGCAAGTGGTAATGCTGGGATTGGAGGTTATTTTTCTGGATTTGGAAGTACGCCTAGCGACACAACGATAGACGTATGTACAGGATCTATAATTGATTTATTCGACAAAATACCTGGCAACCCTGAACCAGGAGGAAATTGGGAATACAATGGAGCTCCAAGAAATCCAAATAATGGTCTTTTTGATCCTTCAACAGATCCAATTGGAACTTATACATATACATTTTCTAAAACCTGTGATGGTATAGTAAGAACAATTCCAATTGACATTGTTATCAATTCTATTCAGCCAGGGCCAAATGTTGGTGCTTCATCTTCAAAATCTTACTGTGTGACTGATACATCGGAAGATTTAACAAATGTTTTAGGAACAAATATCACAACAGGTGGTAATTGGACATTTAATGGAAATCCTCGTCCTGACGGTATAATTGATCCTTCTGTAGATCTGTCAGGGTTATACACTTATACAATTCCTGCCCAAGGTGTTTGTGATGCTGTTTCAGCAACAATAACAGTAGCAATAAACCCATCGCCTCAACTCGAGTCTGTTTCTGATTTTTTACTTTGCGATGACACAAACTCTGGTTCGGACACTGATGGAATGTCTGTTTTTAACTTAAACTTAAAAAACGCTGAGGTTTTTGGATTACAAACTAACGTATCTGTAAAATACTATGAAGACATTTCAGATGCTGAAAATGAAAACACTAATAACATTACTTCAATAACAGCTAGTACTGGGAAAATAATCTATTTTCGTATTGAAAATAATTTTGGTTGTTATCTAGTCGGTAATTTTTCATTAATTGTAAATCCAAAACCAAGTTTAACAATAACAACAATATCGCTAAAACAATGTGATAATGACACCGACACTATTGCCGATTTTGTTTTAACCGAAGCAAATGATTTAATTACTAGTGACACTAATGTAACTTTTACATATTTTACATCTTTCAATGGAGCAAACACTAATAATAGTTCATTACAAATTTTAAACCCTGATCAATTTTCTGCTGCTAATGGAAGTTCAATATGGGTTAGAGTTGAAAATCAATTTGGGTGCCATCGAGTTGCTCAAATTAATCTAGTTGTTTCAACAACTCAATTCCCTTCTTCATTTATTCCTCAAGAATATCCGGTATGTGATATTTATAGAGATGTAAACGATGTTGATAATGATGGTTTTGATTACTTTGATATTGATGATTTCTACACAAATGACATTATTAATGCTTTCCCATTATCACAACAACCATTTTTAGAAGTTTCATATTATGAAAATTATGACGATGCAGAATTAGTAATTAATCCAATTCTAAACATCAATAACTATAGAAATATTATTGCAGGTGGAAATTCTATCTGGGCAAGAGTGGATAGTCAATTAAATAACGACCCTGGTTGTAAAGGAATTCAAGAATTAGTTTTAGTTGTAAACCCTATCCCAGAAATAGATTTAGGTGTAAACTTTACACTATGTTTGGATCCAGTAGTGGGAACTGGCTCGCAAATAATAGATGCAACTCCTTCAAATGCTGGAACTTTTTCTTATGAATGGTTTTCAAATATACCGGGTCTGGATTTAACTGGAGAAACAAACGCTCAATATAACGTTACTGAACCAGGAACCTATAGTGTTTTGGTTACTAATCTTACAACAGGTTGTCAAAATACTGATGATATTACCGCTACATTCTCTTCAGAACCTGCAACATTTGAAGCTTCCGTTACTACTGAACCTTTTTCTCCGGGATTAAGTACAATTGTAGGTTTAGCATCTGGTGGATATGGAATTTATGAATATAGTTTAGATTTAGTTAACTGGCAATCAAGCCCAATTTTTAATAATATTCCTAATGGAAATCATACTATTTATGTTCGTGATATTCAAGGATGTGGTATTTTAGCTGTTAGCAATCTAATAGCAATAACATATCCTAATTTCTTTACACCTAATGGTGACGGGTATAATGATACTTGGAATATTTCAAACTTACCTGAAGAATATAATGCTCAAATTCACATATTTGATAGATATGGTAAATTTATTAAACAAATTAGTCCTTACGGATTAGGATGGAATGGCACCTATAATGGTGAGTTATTACCCTCTTCTGACTACTGGTTTACGATGAAATATACTGTAAATAACGAACAAAAAGAATTTAAGTCACATTTTACATTAAAGCGTTAATGGAAGGAAAAATCTCTGTAGAAATAAAAGAAAACATTGCTACGGTCAGTTTTTATAACCCAGCTAGTAATTCTTTCCCAAGTTCACAACTTCAATTGTTAACTGATACATTATATGATTTAAATAAAAATAAATCAGTTGTATTAATCATACTTAAAAGTGAAGGTGAAGGCGCTTTTTGTGCAGGCGCTTCATTCGACGAACTTCTACAAGTTACTAATTTAGAAGAAGGTAATAGATTTTTCTCGGGGTTTGCTAACGTTATAAATGCCATGCGAAAATCTAATAAATTAATTGTTGGTCGTATACATGGTAAAGCTGTTGGTGGCGGTGTTGGAATTATGGCTGCTTGTGATTATACTTTCGCAACTGAAAAAGTAGCTGTAAAATTATCTGAGTTAGCTATAGGAATAGGACCATTTGTTATTGAACCTGCAGTAAGTAAAAAAATTGGAAAAGCTGCAATGGCAGAAATGACATTAGCAGCAACGGAATGGAAATCTTCTCAGTGGGCATTTGATAAAGGACTTATTTCTAAATTATTTCATACAACGGAAGAAATGGATAATAACCTTAGTTCTTTTTCAAAGCAATTAGCTAGTTTTAATCCAGAAGCTTTATATGAAATGAAAAAAGTAATTTGGGAAGGAACCGAAGATTGGGATCATCTACTTTATGAAAGAGCTGCAATATCTGGTCGACTTGTTTTATCAGAATTTACTAGAAACGCTTTAAATGAATTCAAAAAATCATGATTCCAACTTTAATAAGTTTACTTCAAAAAGTAAACATAGAAGAGAAGATTAAAAATGCTCCTGATCAAGGGTATGAAATAGGTGTAGTTATTGGAACTTATTTACCTTTCATTGTCTTAATCATCATTGCGTATTCTACCTATTTTTATTTTAAGAAAAAAGAAAAAAACAAACCCGAGAACTAATTCAACTTTCGGGTTTTTAACCAGCCTGTAATACTTAATCGCATTTGCTCAACCTGACTAACTTCGTGTTCTAAAACCTGACTTTCAAAGATCACTACTCTCCCTTTTAATGGGTATACTTTAATTTCTTCTAGAGGCTTAAATATAACTAACTCACCTCCGTATTCAGGTTTCCAATCCTCATCATTTAAATAACAAACAATTGATAATTTTCTAGAATCATCGTTCTGAAATGTATCTAAGTGTTTTTTATAAAAAGTTCCCTTAGGATAAACTGCATAATGAAACTCCTTTTCTTGAATTCCAAGAAAACAAGTTCGGTTCATGTAATTAGTAAAATCATCAATTTTATTGAAAAAAACTTTTTCTTCAGGTAATAAATTGTTTTCGTCTATCCAAGAAATAAAATCTCCTCTTATAGATTTGATAATTTGTTCTGAGAATTGATTACCAATTGCTGCTTTTCTAAATTCATCTTCATTATATTTCTCTAACAAAAGTGCTCTTAAATCTTCAATCTCTTTAAAATTAAAGAAATCATCAACAATAGAAAATTGTTGCTCTAAAAGGTCAATAATAACCTTTTCATACATTGGATTCAATTCAAATTCACTCATAAAAATTAAGCGATAAAAGTGCGCAAATATACATTGAAATTGAATACAAAAAACAAGTGCATTAATTTATTAACTTTGCAAAATATTTTTATTAGAATGAGTACAATCAGAATTACAAAACAATTCAATTTTGAAACTGGCCATGCACTTTATGGCTACGATGGTAAATGTAAAAATGTTCATGGGCATAGCTATAAACTTTCTGTAACAGTTATTGGCAAACCTATAACTGATACTAAAAACGTAAAGTATGGAATGGTCATTGATTTTTCTGATTTAAAAAAAATTGTAAAAGAAGAAATCGTTGACTTATTTGATCATGCAACAGTCTTTAACAAGAATACACCTCATATAGAATTAGCTGAAGAGTTAAAATCAAGAGGACACCATGTAATCTTAGTAGATTATCAGCCAACAAGTGAAAATATGGTTATTGATTTTGCTTTAAAAATAAAAGCAAGACTTCCAGAAGACATTAAATTGTTTTCATTACGATTACAAGAAACAGAGAGTTCGTATGCCGAATGGTTTCAAAGTGATAACATATAAAAAAAGCCACTCAAATGAGTGGCTTTTTTTATTTAGAAATATTATTTCTTAACAATTAAGAATTCACTTCTTCTGTTTTGCGCATGTTCCTCTTCAGTACATTTTTTACAATCTACTTTTGGTTCAGTTTCACCAAAACCTTGTCCAGAGATTCTCTCTTTATCTATACCTTTTGAAATAATGTATTGAACAGTAGCTTTAGCTCTACGGTCAGATAAATTTAAATTGTACTTATCACCACCTCTACTATCTGTATGAGATTTAGCAAATATTACCATTTCAGGATGCTCATTCATTACATCAACTAAACGATCTAACTCTTCAGCTCCTTGTTTAGTTATATTACTTCTATTAAATTCAAAGAAAATAGGGTTTAGAATAACTTCTGTTTCTGTGATAATAGGCTTGATAGGATCCATTAAAATTTCAATAATTTCTTCTCCACCTTCTGATTTACTCATTGATGCTACAGCGTTTTCAAAACCTGAACGTGAAGCATTAAAGTTATAATCTTTCTCACAAGCTAATCCAAATTTAGCATTACCTTGGTCGTTAGTTGTGTTTGTTGAAACTACATTATTTTGATCATCTAAAACTGACACTAATACTCCTTCAATAACTGTTCCAGTTTTAGAATTTTTAACCAAAACTAAACCATTTACACCGCAAATAGGTGTTGCCATATAAATGTTATCAACACCAGCTCTATTACTAGAGAAAAAAGCTACCTTTTTATCGGTATTGAAAGCAAAAGAGAAATCGTCTTTTTCCGTGTTTACAGGTTCTCCAACATTTAATGGTTCATTATCTTTAGCTAAATCAATTTTAAAAATATCAAAACCTCCGAAACCTTCTCTAGCGTTAGATGCAAAATATAAGACATCTTTATTTGTAATAAAAGGAAAACTTTCATCTCCTTCAGTATTTACTTTATTACCTAAATTTTCAGGCGTGCCATAAGTATCTCCATCTACACTTACTTTATAAATATCTTCACCTCCAATTCCTCCAGGCATATCAGAAGAGAAGTATAATGTTTTACCATCAGCACTTAAAGCAGGGTTTCGTAATGAATACGCCTCATTGTTAAATGGAAGTGGCTTAATGTTTGACCATTTGTCTCCATTTTTTGTCGCTTTATAAAGATATATTTTACCGTATTTTAATCGTTTATCTTTATCTTTTACAAATTCACTTTCGTTAAAACTTTCACTACCAAAGAACATAGTATTTCCATCTGCTGAAATAGCTACTGGACCATCATGCCATTTAGTATTAATCTCAGAAACTAATGTTGGTTCACTCAAAGTACCATCTTCATTATAAATTGCTTTATAAACGTCTAAAAATGGCTCTTCGTTGAAACTAGCATTTTTTCTAGAACCATTTCTAGCACTTGAAAAATATACTTCGTTTGTATTTGACATTACTGCTCCAAAATCAGATTTGTCACTACTAATTGTTGCTGGAGTAATCTCAAATAATTTAGATTGATTTTTTAAATCTTGTAGGTAATTTGGATTACTCTTAAATTCAATTGCTCTTTGGTCTTTAGGAGCTAAAGCAGCAAACTTATTCATTTGCTTATCAGATTCCGTATAATTTCCTTGAGCTTTTAACATTTGAGCATATCTATAGTATGTTTCTGCATCGTTCTTTTGTTCAGCGATCTTACCATACCATTTTACAGCTTCACTTGTGTTAAAAACATTGTAGTAGCATTCTGCCAATTGACTTTCGATATATAAATCATCGTCATTTTCATCTACAATTTTTAAATATGCTTCAGCAGCTTCAACATATTCGTAGCGATCAAATAATTTATCTGCCGCTTTTGTTTTATTGTTTTGTGCGCTTATTAATCCTGAAGCGATTACAAAACTTAAAGTAAAAAATATTTTTTTCATTTCTTTATCGCTTTTAGGTTAGAAAAATCTTGGTGAACTTGAAACCTTCTTAGAGAAGTTAACATCCCACAATAAAATAATCTCGTGTGAAGATGGAGTTGTAACTTTTAAGTCAGAAACAATATGATCATAAGCATAACCTATTCTTAAATTAGGTAAAACAGCATAATTAGCCATTGCACCGAAACTATCATCAAGACGATAAGTTGCTCCTACTTCAAATTTATCATTAAATAAGAAATTAGTCGATAAATCTAAAGATGTAGGCGCACTAAATGCAGACTTCAACATAAAGAAAGGCTTGAATTTAACTTTTTCATTTAAATCAAAAACATATCCTCCAGTAAAGAAATAATGAGAAGTTTCTGAACCAAACTCATATTGATCTCCATTTACTGACAAATCTAAATGTTTAGATTTTAACATATTAGGCACTGAAAATCCAAGGTAATATTTATTTGTATAATAAAACAATCCTGAACCAATGTTAAAGTATGTATTACTGATATTTTCTGAAAATGCTGGATCATCAACATCCGGAACATAACCATTTCCAATTTCGCTGAATAAACCAACTTTATGTAATGTTAGCCCAGTTTTAATACCAAAAGCTAACTTATGCTCTCCTCCTAAACTTAGAGTGTAAGAAAAATCACCGTAAATGTTATTTTCTTCTACAGGCCCAATTTTATCAGAAATAACAGACAAACCCAATCCAACATTTTTCCCAACTGGACTGTGTCCAAAAAAAGTAGCTGTTGTTGGCGCATCTTCAATTTCTACCCATTGTTTTCGGTAAAGTATACCCAAAGATAAACTTTCTTTAGAACCAGCATAAGCTGGATTCATTACACTCATATTATACATATATTGAGTATAATGCGGATCTTGTTGAGCGTAACCTTCAAAAAGGGCTCCTGAGGCTAAAAATATAACTAATAATAGTTTTCTCATTTTTTTTATAATAATTGTTTAAATAACTCCGTCAAAAAAAAACGGAGTTATTTTGTTGTGTCTTTATTATTCTTGTCTGTTTATATAAACCCAACCAGTTTTTGAAGGTTGATCATTAAACTCTAAAACATAAAAATAAGTCCCTGTTGGTAATTCAGAACCAGAATCTGATTGTCCATGCCATTCATCAAGGTAATTAGTTTTAGAATAAACTTTTCTTCCATAACGATTAAAAATTTCTGCCTTTTTAACATTAAACCCTGTTAAATCCCATTCATCATTTTTATCATCACCGTTTGGAGAAATCCCTCTAGGAATTTCACAAACTTTAGTATCTACTTGGAATACTGCTTGAGCATAACACACATCATCTGGTGTAAAAATATAATCAAAAGGTCCTACTGATGTTGTCGTAACAACACTTGGACTCCATGTTCCTGACAATGTATAACCTTCAACTGATATAGTTGGGAAATCAACAATTGAACCTAAACATGCTTCTACACTATTAAATGTTACGATATCTTTAGCAATTATTTCTACATCTAATGTCCCTACAGTAGCACATTGGCCAGGATCTGGAGTAAATGTGTAAACTTGACTACCAATAATAGAGGTGTCAATATTAACCGCATCCCAAGTTCCAGTAAATCCTTCCAAAGAATTCATTGGTAAAGAATTATTTATATCTCCTTGACATAAAGTTATATTATTGAAAGTAGCTGGTGTACCAGCTGTTATTGTAACTTCAAATGTTGAACTTCCAGCATTTAAACAGATTGAATTATCTGCCAAAACTAAATAGGTAACTGTATAAACTCCAGGAGTACTTGCTACTACATTTATTTCACCTGTTACTGAATCAATTACTAAGCCCACAGGCGTAGCAGTATATTCACCTCCAGTTGTAAATCCAGGAGTAGTTGTATCAGGTAAAAGATTTGCACTTCCTTCACAAACAGGAGTATTATAACTAATTGTAGTAATTGGGTCGTTAAAAATAACAGGATTAATTACTATATCTAATGCCTCAGAATAACATCCAGTAGCTGTATCATGTACAACTAGCGTATAAGTTCCAGGTACTACTCCTGTGTAAGTTGTAGTCGTTTGAGTAGTTGATGTAGTACCATCACTCAAAGTATACTCATAATTTGCTGCATATAAAGTGTAAAAACCTACATCACTGTAATCACCAGTTGTAGCTGTTGGGTTACCCCAATCTGTAGCAGTCCAATCTGCAGGATTCCATGTAGTTGATGGAAGAGTTGTACCAGTAGTTATTCTTTGATAGTTGTATCCAATTCCACTTGCAGGTGTAAAGACAGAACCATCAGGAGTA contains:
- a CDS encoding OmpA family protein: MKKIFFTLSFVIASGLISAQNNKTKAADKLFDRYEYVEAAEAYLKIVDENDDDLYIESQLAECYYNVFNTSEAVKWYGKIAEQKNDAETYYRYAQMLKAQGNYTESDKQMNKFAALAPKDQRAIEFKSNPNYLQDLKNQSKLFEITPATISSDKSDFGAVMSNTNEVYFSSARNGSRKNASFNEEPFLDVYKAIYNEDGTLSEPTLVSEINTKWHDGPVAISADGNTMFFGSESFNESEFVKDKDKRLKYGKIYLYKATKNGDKWSNIKPLPFNNEAYSLRNPALSADGKTLYFSSDMPGGIGGEDIYKVSVDGDTYGTPENLGNKVNTEGDESFPFITNKDVLYFASNAREGFGGFDIFKIDLAKDNEPLNVGEPVNTEKDDFSFAFNTDKKVAFFSSNRAGVDNIYMATPICGVNGLVLVKNSKTGTVIEGVLVSVLDDQNNVVSTNTTNDQGNAKFGLACEKDYNFNASRSGFENAVASMSKSEGGEEIIEILMDPIKPIITETEVILNPIFFEFNRSNITKQGAEELDRLVDVMNEHPEMVIFAKSHTDSRGGDKYNLNLSDRRAKATVQYIISKGIDKERISGQGFGETEPKVDCKKCTEEEHAQNRRSEFLIVKK
- a CDS encoding 2OG-Fe(II) oxygenase, encoding MSEFELNPMYEKVIIDLLEQQFSIVDDFFNFKEIEDLRALLLEKYNEDEFRKAAIGNQFSEQIIKSIRGDFISWIDENNLLPEEKVFFNKIDDFTNYMNRTCFLGIQEKEFHYAVYPKGTFYKKHLDTFQNDDSRKLSIVCYLNDEDWKPEYGGELVIFKPLEEIKVYPLKGRVVIFESQVLEHEVSQVEQMRLSITGWLKTRKLN
- a CDS encoding PorP/SprF family type IX secretion system membrane protein, which produces MRKLLLVIFLASGALFEGYAQQDPHYTQYMYNMSVMNPAYAGSKESLSLGILYRKQWVEIEDAPTTATFFGHSPVGKNVGLGLSVISDKIGPVEENNIYGDFSYTLSLGGEHKLAFGIKTGLTLHKVGLFSEIGNGYVPDVDDPAFSENISNTYFNIGSGLFYYTNKYYLGFSVPNMLKSKHLDLSVNGDQYEFGSETSHYFFTGGYVFDLNEKVKFKPFFMLKSAFSAPTSLDLSTNFLFNDKFEVGATYRLDDSFGAMANYAVLPNLRIGYAYDHIVSDLKVTTPSSHEIILLWDVNFSKKVSSSPRFF
- a CDS encoding 6-pyruvoyl trahydropterin synthase family protein, with protein sequence MSTIRITKQFNFETGHALYGYDGKCKNVHGHSYKLSVTVIGKPITDTKNVKYGMVIDFSDLKKIVKEEIVDLFDHATVFNKNTPHIELAEELKSRGHHVILVDYQPTSENMVIDFALKIKARLPEDIKLFSLRLQETESSYAEWFQSDNI
- a CDS encoding enoyl-CoA hydratase/isomerase family protein, giving the protein MEGKISVEIKENIATVSFYNPASNSFPSSQLQLLTDTLYDLNKNKSVVLIILKSEGEGAFCAGASFDELLQVTNLEEGNRFFSGFANVINAMRKSNKLIVGRIHGKAVGGGVGIMAACDYTFATEKVAVKLSELAIGIGPFVIEPAVSKKIGKAAMAEMTLAATEWKSSQWAFDKGLISKLFHTTEEMDNNLSSFSKQLASFNPEALYEMKKVIWEGTEDWDHLLYERAAISGRLVLSEFTRNALNEFKKS
- a CDS encoding T9SS type B sorting domain-containing protein, with amino-acid sequence MKKLNIIFFLLVFSLCVNAQLSNKHWIPPLHANETFDSSLIKQHYIYLSTPEPTPFQVTIKDGSGNPFNLGTYTISQGNPIRVTIGSAQPSTMMVDREDVGHVISGKGLILEAQYDFYVNFRVRADNHAEFLASKGRTGVGKVFRLGSLPQNDFGTIRNFVSSFMATEDNTTVNLSQYDSTIIFINGNSTFSSANQTFTLNEGESVVVSGYSESNVANLNGFVGALLESDKPIVVNTGNLAGGMNNAGMGQDFNLDQIVPLEQVGQEYVIMKGNGSDITEHPLVIAHEDNTEIYINGSATPIITINAGQYFLIPTSSFIGPGTNKNMYIYTSKKSFLYQIVGGSLSDATSGFYFIPPLSCFWQNSVDLIPSINEIGTQTDFNGNLIIATEAGSTVSINGTPTTSTPLIVTGNPNWETYRVTNLTGNVSIESTGALAVGVFSASGNAGIGGYFSGFGSTPSDTTIDVCTGSIIDLFDKIPGNPEPGGNWEYNGAPRNPNNGLFDPSTDPIGTYTYTFSKTCDGIVRTIPIDIVINSIQPGPNVGASSSKSYCVTDTSEDLTNVLGTNITTGGNWTFNGNPRPDGIIDPSVDLSGLYTYTIPAQGVCDAVSATITVAINPSPQLESVSDFLLCDDTNSGSDTDGMSVFNLNLKNAEVFGLQTNVSVKYYEDISDAENENTNNITSITASTGKIIYFRIENNFGCYLVGNFSLIVNPKPSLTITTISLKQCDNDTDTIADFVLTEANDLITSDTNVTFTYFTSFNGANTNNSSLQILNPDQFSAANGSSIWVRVENQFGCHRVAQINLVVSTTQFPSSFIPQEYPVCDIYRDVNDVDNDGFDYFDIDDFYTNDIINAFPLSQQPFLEVSYYENYDDAELVINPILNINNYRNIIAGGNSIWARVDSQLNNDPGCKGIQELVLVVNPIPEIDLGVNFTLCLDPVVGTGSQIIDATPSNAGTFSYEWFSNIPGLDLTGETNAQYNVTEPGTYSVLVTNLTTGCQNTDDITATFSSEPATFEASVTTEPFSPGLSTIVGLASGGYGIYEYSLDLVNWQSSPIFNNIPNGNHTIYVRDIQGCGILAVSNLIAITYPNFFTPNGDGYNDTWNISNLPEEYNAQIHIFDRYGKFIKQISPYGLGWNGTYNGELLPSSDYWFTMKYTVNNEQKEFKSHFTLKR